From a single Methylosinus sp. H3A genomic region:
- a CDS encoding enoyl-CoA hydratase, whose protein sequence is MNAVVSKNDITSAVVAETYVSPSDFSDPLDFIRQRSSLEIHRMDELDTILVSKLACGFDRDSIDGLTLLLRKISEGHLPGLKYLVFDFAHCDDARAVAAEGFDELASATARLILEAPVISIAWARTYLNGADLDFALSCSMMVADRHARFCFDADLASAIGVYGALAQKLGFVKAERLMENGEVLTAEQMQELCLVKHIVENDEGLLGAESYVRQCGRRYNASYSMFRAQRISAPPVRRQSPAAPASRRV, encoded by the coding sequence GTAGTTTCGAAAAACGACATCACCTCCGCTGTCGTCGCTGAGACTTATGTTTCACCTTCCGACTTTTCGGATCCGCTGGATTTCATCCGACAGCGCTCGTCGCTGGAGATCCATCGCATGGATGAGCTCGATACGATCCTGGTGAGCAAACTCGCCTGCGGTTTCGATCGAGACAGCATCGACGGCTTGACCTTGTTGCTGCGCAAAATTTCGGAAGGCCATTTGCCGGGCCTCAAATATCTGGTTTTCGACTTTGCGCATTGCGACGACGCTCGAGCTGTCGCAGCAGAAGGCTTCGACGAGTTGGCGTCGGCGACCGCCCGCCTCATTCTCGAGGCTCCGGTGATCTCGATCGCATGGGCGAGAACCTATCTGAACGGAGCGGATCTCGACTTCGCATTATCCTGCTCGATGATGGTCGCGGATCGCCATGCGCGTTTCTGCTTCGACGCGGATCTGGCGTCGGCCATCGGCGTCTATGGCGCGCTCGCGCAAAAGCTCGGCTTCGTGAAGGCGGAGCGGCTCATGGAGAATGGCGAGGTGCTGACCGCCGAGCAGATGCAGGAGCTCTGCCTGGTCAAGCACATCGTCGAGAACGACGAAGGCCTATTGGGAGCGGAGAGCTATGTGCGGCAGTGCGGCCGCCGCTACAACGCCTCCTACAGCATGTTTCGCGCGCAGCGCATCAGCGCGCCGCCGGTTCGCCGGCAGAGCCCGGCGGCCCCGGCGAGCCGGCGCGTCTGA